Proteins from a genomic interval of Rhodothermus marinus:
- the rsmB gene encoding 16S rRNA (cytosine(967)-C(5))-methyltransferase RsmB, whose protein sequence is MPKVRGLRKRLDPARREAVRMLERIENDQAYVNRLTSAGLIDELEPEAGRRATEYVAGVTRWRRWLDFLLAQNYRGRYDSMEPRLRQILRLGLYELLFTDTPPYAALHEAVELARRLVRPQAGAVVNAVLRSLLRQRDFLPQPQTGDPAEDLAIRYSHPTWIVQRWLARYGPADTEALLRYNNERPWFGVRVRTDRIPRHVVLHRLADRGLEAEPSPVLNDFIRVQRLGPILEDRLIEKGLLAVQDESAGLVVRLLDPHPDETIVDACAAPGGKTTYIATRMRDHGRVLAFDVHPKRTELIRRAALQQGLTSIAAETLDLRQVPERYPDLQADRVLLDVPCSGLGVLAKRADLRWHRRPEELDELVRLQDELLEAAARLVRPGGILVYSTCTIEPEENEARVRAFLARHPEFTVERADAWVPAEMVTAEGFLATWPPRDRMDGAFAARLRRTA, encoded by the coding sequence ATGCCTAAAGTACGAGGACTACGCAAACGCCTGGATCCCGCCCGCCGGGAGGCGGTGCGGATGCTGGAACGCATCGAAAACGATCAGGCTTACGTCAACCGTCTGACGTCGGCCGGACTGATCGACGAGCTGGAGCCGGAGGCCGGCCGCCGGGCTACCGAATACGTGGCCGGCGTGACGCGCTGGCGGCGCTGGCTCGACTTTCTGCTGGCACAGAACTACCGCGGCCGCTACGACAGCATGGAGCCCCGGCTGCGCCAGATCCTGCGGCTGGGTCTTTACGAACTGCTCTTCACGGACACGCCGCCTTATGCCGCGCTGCACGAGGCCGTCGAACTGGCCCGAAGGCTTGTGCGGCCGCAGGCCGGAGCCGTGGTGAACGCCGTGCTCCGATCGCTGCTGCGCCAGCGCGACTTTCTGCCGCAGCCGCAGACGGGCGACCCGGCCGAAGATCTGGCCATTCGCTATTCGCACCCGACCTGGATCGTGCAGCGCTGGCTGGCTCGCTACGGACCGGCCGACACCGAGGCGCTCCTGCGCTACAACAACGAACGCCCCTGGTTTGGCGTGCGCGTGCGCACCGACCGCATTCCGCGCCATGTGGTGCTGCATCGCCTGGCCGATCGGGGTCTCGAAGCCGAGCCGTCGCCCGTGCTGAACGACTTCATCCGGGTGCAGCGGCTGGGCCCCATCCTGGAAGACCGGCTCATCGAAAAAGGCCTGCTGGCCGTTCAGGATGAAAGCGCGGGCCTGGTGGTGCGTCTGCTCGATCCGCATCCGGACGAAACCATCGTCGACGCCTGCGCGGCGCCCGGCGGCAAGACCACCTACATCGCTACGCGCATGCGCGACCACGGGCGCGTACTGGCTTTCGACGTGCACCCGAAGCGGACGGAACTGATCCGCAGAGCCGCCCTGCAGCAGGGGCTGACCAGCATTGCGGCCGAGACGCTCGACCTGCGCCAGGTGCCCGAGCGCTATCCGGACCTGCAGGCCGACCGCGTGCTGCTCGACGTGCCCTGCTCCGGGCTGGGCGTGCTCGCCAAACGGGCCGACCTGCGCTGGCACCGGCGTCCGGAGGAGCTGGACGAACTCGTCCGGCTGCAGGACGAGCTGCTGGAGGCGGCTGCCCGGCTGGTGCGTCCCGGCGGCATCCTGGTCTACAGCACCTGCACGATCGAGCCGGAGGAAAACGAAGCGCGTGTCCGGGCATTTCTGGCGCGGCATCCGGAGTTCACCGTGGAGCGGGCCGACGCCTGGGTGCCGGCCGAGATGGTTACGGCCGAAGGCTTCCTGGCCACCTGGCCGCCGCGCGACCGGATGGACGGGGCCTTTGCTGCGCGTCTGCGCCGAACGGCCTGA
- a CDS encoding superoxide dismutase, which yields MAFTLPPLPYPYDALEPYVDAQTMEIHYTKHHQGYVNNLNKALEGYPELQNKSIEELLRGINEIPEAIRTAVRNNGGGHANHSLFWTIMKPNGGGEPTGELAEAIKATFGSFEAFKEKFSATAAGHFGSGWAWLVVDENGKLQVYSTPNQDSPYMQGHTPILGLDVWEHAYYLKYQNRRAEYIQNWWNVVNWDQVAQYYKEALAKVAAA from the coding sequence ATGGCTTTCACGCTGCCCCCGTTGCCCTATCCGTATGACGCCCTCGAGCCGTATGTCGATGCGCAGACGATGGAAATTCATTACACGAAGCACCATCAGGGCTACGTCAACAACCTGAACAAGGCGCTCGAGGGCTACCCCGAGCTGCAGAACAAGTCGATTGAAGAGTTGCTGCGCGGCATCAACGAAATTCCCGAGGCGATCCGGACCGCCGTGCGCAACAACGGTGGCGGACACGCCAACCACAGCCTGTTCTGGACCATCATGAAACCCAATGGTGGGGGTGAACCCACCGGTGAACTGGCCGAGGCGATCAAGGCCACGTTCGGTTCGTTCGAGGCTTTCAAGGAGAAGTTCTCGGCCACGGCCGCCGGACACTTCGGCAGCGGCTGGGCCTGGCTGGTGGTGGACGAAAACGGCAAGCTCCAGGTCTATTCGACGCCGAACCAGGACAGCCCCTACATGCAGGGCCATACGCCTATCCTGGGGCTGGACGTCTGGGAGCATGCCTACTACCTGAAGTATCAGAACCGCCGCGCCGAGTACATCCAGAACTGGTGGAACGTGGTCAACTGGGACCAGGTGGCCCAGTACTACAAGGAGGCGCTGGCGAAAGTCGCGGCGGCCTGA
- a CDS encoding 4'-phosphopantetheinyl transferase family protein — translation MELPESISWHWLRYDPSCEPRWRSWLSEDEGRRLAGFRRVQRQRAFLLGRAAARQLLAERLGIAPERVPLVARPDEPPQVPGTGLFVSIAHADEVALAAVAPHPIGADLERLKPRPPELYRYVLHPDEYPLLRHFGDDPGQAVIWCWAFKEAVLKGLGVGLRCSPRRLRLVLETATRGRVLLEDGTSWQVRASEHDGYVRALAWPENL, via the coding sequence ATGGAGTTGCCGGAGTCAATCAGCTGGCACTGGCTGCGCTACGATCCGTCCTGCGAGCCCCGCTGGCGGTCGTGGCTTTCGGAAGACGAGGGCCGGCGGCTGGCGGGCTTCCGGCGTGTGCAGCGGCAGCGGGCGTTTCTGCTGGGACGGGCAGCCGCCCGGCAGTTGCTGGCCGAACGCCTGGGCATAGCTCCCGAGCGCGTGCCCCTTGTGGCGCGTCCCGACGAGCCGCCGCAGGTGCCGGGCACGGGGCTGTTCGTCTCGATCGCCCATGCCGACGAAGTGGCGCTGGCCGCCGTCGCTCCCCATCCGATCGGGGCCGATCTGGAGCGCCTCAAACCACGCCCACCCGAACTCTATCGTTACGTGTTGCATCCAGATGAGTACCCGCTGCTGCGTCATTTCGGGGACGATCCGGGGCAGGCCGTGATCTGGTGCTGGGCCTTCAAGGAAGCCGTGCTGAAAGGGCTCGGCGTCGGCCTGCGCTGCTCGCCTCGAAGGCTCCGACTGGTGCTGGAGACGGCCACGCGTGGCCGCGTGCTGCTGGAAGATGGCACGAGCTGGCAGGTGCGGGCATCCGAGCACGACGGCTATGTTCGGGCACTGGCCTGGCCCGAAAATCTGTAG
- a CDS encoding 1,4-dihydroxy-2-naphthoyl-CoA synthase, whose translation MVSAIFDPDRWVEVEGFQFEDITYHRAKDQGTVRIAFNRPEVLNAFRPKTVDELYQALDHARQTPDVGVVLLTGNGPSKKHGKWSFSAGGDQRVRGPSGYQYEEGDDSPAAKARMGRLHILEVQRLIRFMPKVVIAVVPGWAVGGGHSLHVVCDLTIASREHALFKQTDPDVASFDGGFGSAYLARMVGQKRAREIFFLGRTYTAEEAYQMGMVNAVVPHEKLEEVALEWAAEINRKSPTAIRMLKYAFNLIDDGLIGQQLFAGEATRLAYMTEEAREGRDAFLEKRKPDYSKFPWYY comes from the coding sequence ATGGTTTCGGCCATTTTCGATCCCGACCGCTGGGTGGAAGTCGAAGGATTCCAGTTCGAGGACATCACCTACCATCGCGCCAAGGATCAGGGTACGGTCCGCATTGCCTTCAACCGGCCGGAAGTGCTCAACGCGTTTCGCCCCAAGACCGTCGATGAACTCTATCAGGCGCTCGACCACGCCCGCCAGACGCCGGATGTCGGCGTGGTGCTGCTGACGGGCAACGGCCCCTCGAAAAAGCACGGCAAGTGGTCCTTTTCGGCCGGGGGCGATCAGCGCGTGCGCGGACCGTCGGGCTACCAGTACGAGGAAGGGGACGACTCGCCCGCCGCAAAGGCCCGCATGGGCCGGCTGCACATTCTGGAAGTGCAGCGGTTGATCCGCTTCATGCCCAAGGTGGTGATCGCCGTGGTGCCCGGCTGGGCGGTGGGCGGCGGCCACAGCCTGCACGTTGTTTGTGACCTGACGATCGCCAGCCGGGAGCATGCGCTCTTCAAGCAGACCGATCCTGACGTGGCCAGCTTCGACGGGGGCTTTGGCTCGGCCTATCTGGCTCGCATGGTAGGACAGAAACGCGCCCGCGAGATCTTCTTCCTGGGCCGCACCTACACGGCCGAGGAGGCCTACCAGATGGGTATGGTCAACGCCGTGGTGCCGCACGAAAAGCTCGAAGAGGTGGCGCTGGAGTGGGCGGCCGAGATCAACCGGAAAAGTCCGACGGCCATCCGCATGCTCAAGTACGCCTTCAACCTGATCGACGACGGCCTGATCGGCCAGCAACTCTTTGCCGGCGAGGCGACCCGACTGGCCTACATGACCGAAGAAGCCCGCGAGGGCCGCGATGCCTTCCTCGAAAAGCGCAAGCCGGACTACTCAAAATTTCCCTGGTATTACTGA
- a CDS encoding methylmalonyl-CoA mutase family protein, which translates to METRIYKPKHRIRFVTAASLFDGHDAAINLIRRLLQASGAEVIHLGHNRSVHEIVETAIQEDVQGIAVSSYQGGHMEFFKYMIDLLRERGASYIKVFGGGGGVIVPEEIRELEAYSVCKIFSPEDGLRMGLQGMVNYMLEQCDFPTVHQLEAEELERVRQRDKKALARVLTAIESRLLEHVPAHLVPEPAGGDGAPAAEVRTAPVVGITGTGGAGKSTLTDELIRRFLNDFEDIHIAVLSVDPTRRRTGGALLGDRIRMNALYGEHGDRVYMRSFATRQAHRSISESLKEAIDVCRAAGFDLIFVETAGIGQSDTEIVDLADITLYVMTQDYGAPTQLEKIGMLDLADLIALNKFEKRGSQDALRDIRKQVQRNRGAFDQPLEAMPVFPTMASHFNDPGTTRLYLALLELLNERFRFGRTSRLFKPEELPEVDPEKLAIIPPKRERYLGEIVETCRNYRKWVEEQVTYARKWGEAVGARRQVERWAPEDRELLLERLDQMIRHWWDKLDARCKRILEEWDATAERYRQETFTYKVRDKEITTSLYHTSLAGTKVPRVALPRYEDPGERLRFALLENLPGYFPYTAGVYPFKRTEEEPTRMFAGEGTPERTNRRFHYISEGMSAKRLSTAFDSVTLYGRDPDERPDIYGKIGNAGVSICTLDDMKKLYSGFNLCDPKTSVSMTINGPAPMILAMFLNTAIDQQVEYYLREIGRWEEVERAIAERLGDERPRYVPFGPQGRLDSLPPTHDGTGLGLLGTSGAELVEWGLLDRETYENIKARSLSVVRGTVQADILKEDQAQNTCIFSTEFALRLMGDVQQYFIDHKIRNFYSVSISGYHIAEAGANPITQLAFTLANGFTYVEYYLSRGMHIDDFAPNLSFFFSNGMDPEYSVIGRVARRIWAVVMRDKYGANERSQKLKYHIQTSGRSLHAKEIVFNDIRTTLQALMAIYDNCNSLHTNAYDEAITTPTEESVRRAIAIQLIINKEFGLAKNENPLQGSFIIEELTDLVEEAVLQEFERIDRRGGVLGAMESMYQRGKIQEESLLYERKKHSGELPIIGVNTFLPKNGESHDAPTALMRSHEEEKRHQIENLRAFQRRNAHRAPRMLERLQQVARRGENVFAELMETVRYCSLGQITKALFEVGGEYRRNM; encoded by the coding sequence ATGGAAACGCGTATCTATAAACCCAAACACCGCATCCGCTTCGTCACGGCGGCCAGCCTTTTCGACGGACACGACGCCGCCATCAATCTGATCCGGCGTTTGCTCCAGGCCAGCGGCGCCGAGGTCATCCATCTGGGCCACAATCGCTCCGTCCACGAGATCGTCGAGACGGCCATCCAGGAGGACGTGCAGGGCATCGCCGTCTCGAGCTACCAGGGCGGGCACATGGAGTTTTTCAAATACATGATCGACCTGCTCAGAGAGCGGGGCGCCTCGTACATCAAGGTCTTCGGTGGGGGCGGTGGTGTGATCGTGCCCGAGGAGATCCGGGAGCTGGAAGCCTACAGCGTCTGCAAGATCTTCTCGCCGGAGGACGGGCTGCGCATGGGCCTACAGGGCATGGTCAACTACATGCTGGAGCAGTGCGACTTTCCGACCGTGCACCAGCTCGAAGCCGAAGAGCTGGAACGGGTGCGGCAGCGGGACAAAAAAGCGCTGGCCCGTGTGCTGACGGCCATCGAATCGCGGTTGCTGGAGCACGTGCCGGCGCACCTGGTGCCCGAGCCGGCCGGCGGCGACGGTGCGCCGGCGGCCGAGGTGCGCACGGCACCGGTGGTGGGCATCACCGGTACCGGCGGTGCGGGCAAATCGACGCTGACCGACGAGCTGATTCGTCGCTTTCTCAACGACTTCGAGGACATCCATATCGCCGTGCTCTCGGTGGATCCCACGCGGCGGCGCACGGGCGGGGCGTTGCTGGGCGACCGCATTCGCATGAACGCGCTCTACGGCGAGCACGGCGACCGCGTCTACATGCGTTCGTTCGCCACGCGCCAGGCCCATCGCTCCATCTCCGAATCGCTGAAGGAAGCCATCGACGTGTGCCGGGCGGCCGGTTTCGACCTGATCTTCGTCGAGACGGCCGGCATCGGCCAGAGCGACACGGAGATCGTGGATCTGGCCGACATCACGCTCTATGTGATGACCCAGGACTACGGCGCCCCGACCCAGCTCGAAAAGATTGGGATGCTGGACCTGGCCGATCTGATCGCGCTGAACAAGTTCGAAAAGCGGGGCAGCCAGGATGCATTGCGCGACATCCGCAAGCAGGTGCAGCGCAACCGGGGCGCCTTCGATCAACCCCTGGAGGCCATGCCGGTCTTTCCGACCATGGCCTCGCACTTCAACGACCCGGGCACGACGCGGCTCTACCTGGCGCTGCTCGAGCTGCTCAACGAACGCTTCCGCTTTGGCCGGACTTCCCGGCTTTTCAAGCCCGAGGAGCTTCCGGAGGTCGATCCCGAAAAACTGGCCATCATTCCGCCGAAGCGTGAGCGCTACCTGGGCGAGATCGTCGAGACCTGCCGCAACTACCGAAAGTGGGTAGAGGAGCAGGTGACCTACGCCCGCAAGTGGGGTGAGGCGGTGGGCGCGCGGCGTCAGGTGGAGCGTTGGGCGCCCGAAGACCGTGAGCTGCTGCTGGAGCGGCTCGATCAGATGATTCGTCACTGGTGGGACAAGCTCGACGCTCGCTGCAAGCGGATCCTGGAAGAGTGGGACGCCACGGCCGAACGCTACCGCCAGGAGACGTTCACCTACAAGGTGCGGGATAAAGAAATCACCACATCGCTCTACCACACCTCGCTGGCGGGCACGAAGGTGCCCCGTGTGGCCCTGCCACGCTACGAAGATCCCGGCGAGCGGCTGCGCTTTGCGCTGCTGGAGAATCTGCCCGGCTACTTCCCCTACACGGCCGGCGTCTATCCGTTCAAGCGTACCGAGGAGGAGCCCACGCGCATGTTCGCGGGCGAAGGAACGCCCGAGCGCACCAATCGCCGCTTCCACTACATCTCCGAGGGCATGTCGGCCAAGCGGCTCTCGACCGCCTTCGACTCGGTGACGCTCTACGGACGCGATCCGGACGAACGCCCGGACATCTACGGCAAGATCGGCAACGCCGGCGTGTCGATCTGCACGCTCGACGACATGAAGAAGCTCTACTCGGGCTTCAACCTGTGCGACCCGAAGACGAGCGTCTCGATGACGATCAACGGGCCGGCGCCCATGATTCTGGCCATGTTTCTGAACACGGCCATCGACCAGCAGGTGGAGTACTACCTGCGGGAGATCGGCCGCTGGGAAGAAGTCGAGCGGGCCATTGCCGAGCGGCTGGGCGACGAGCGGCCGCGCTACGTGCCCTTCGGGCCTCAGGGACGGCTCGACAGCCTGCCCCCCACGCACGACGGCACCGGACTGGGGCTGCTGGGCACGAGCGGTGCCGAGCTGGTCGAGTGGGGACTGCTCGACCGCGAAACCTACGAAAACATCAAGGCCCGGTCGCTTTCGGTGGTGCGCGGCACCGTGCAGGCCGACATCCTGAAAGAAGACCAGGCGCAGAACACCTGCATCTTCTCGACCGAGTTTGCGCTGCGCCTGATGGGCGACGTGCAGCAGTATTTCATCGACCATAAGATCCGCAACTTCTACTCGGTCTCGATCTCCGGCTACCATATCGCCGAGGCAGGCGCCAACCCGATCACGCAACTGGCCTTCACGCTGGCCAACGGCTTCACCTACGTGGAGTACTACCTGAGCCGGGGCATGCACATCGACGATTTTGCCCCGAACCTGTCCTTCTTCTTCTCGAACGGCATGGATCCGGAGTACAGCGTGATCGGCCGGGTAGCCCGGCGCATCTGGGCCGTGGTGATGCGGGATAAGTACGGCGCCAACGAGCGGAGCCAGAAGCTCAAGTACCACATTCAGACCTCGGGGCGTAGCCTGCACGCCAAGGAGATCGTCTTCAACGACATCCGCACAACGCTGCAGGCGCTCATGGCCATCTACGACAACTGCAACTCGTTGCACACGAACGCCTACGACGAGGCCATCACGACGCCCACCGAGGAGAGCGTGCGCCGCGCCATCGCCATCCAGCTCATCATCAACAAGGAGTTCGGGCTGGCCAAGAACGAGAACCCATTGCAGGGTAGCTTCATCATCGAGGAATTGACTGACCTGGTCGAAGAGGCGGTGCTGCAGGAGTTCGAGCGCATCGACCGACGCGGCGGTGTGCTGGGTGCCATGGAGTCGATGTACCAGCGCGGAAAAATCCAGGAAGAATCGCTGCTCTACGAGCGCAAAAAACACAGCGGCGAGCTGCCGATCATCGGCGTGAACACGTTCCTGCCGAAGAACGGCGAGTCGCACGATGCACCGACGGCGCTGATGCGCTCGCACGAGGAGGAAAAACGCCACCAGATTGAAAACCTGCGGGCCTTCCAGCGGCGCAATGCGCATCGGGCGCCGCGCATGCTGGAACGGCTGCAGCAGGTGGCGCGTCGCGGCGAGAACGTATTTGCCGAGCTGATGGAAACCGTGCGCTACTGCTCGCTGGGGCAGATCACGAAGGCGCTGTTCGAAGTGGGCGGCGAGTACCGGCGCAATATGTAG
- a CDS encoding FmdB family zinc ribbon protein encodes MPTYVYRREDGTTFEIEQRITDPPLTHCPTTGQRVERIITGSAGLIFKGSGFYLTDYARKGSSNGSNGSKTKSTASTSESKSD; translated from the coding sequence ATGCCGACCTACGTGTACCGTCGTGAGGATGGGACGACGTTCGAGATCGAACAGCGCATCACCGATCCCCCGCTGACGCATTGTCCGACCACCGGCCAGCGCGTCGAGCGCATCATCACGGGTTCGGCCGGATTGATTTTCAAGGGTAGTGGCTTTTACCTGACCGACTACGCCCGCAAGGGTAGCAGCAACGGCTCGAACGGCAGCAAGACCAAAAGCACAGCCTCCACTTCGGAGAGCAAAAGCGACTGA
- a CDS encoding glycoside hydrolase family 3 N-terminal domain-containing protein, with protein MPMRLLSLLLVVCSATLLAFAHRSEPDPAPPDRTRPGAWTETQLRTLTLAQQIGQLFAVRARGVFQSVDDPDYRELVRLVEQFQVGGVIFFQGDPYSQAILANELQRRSRLPLLIAQDTEWGVAMRVSRTTSFPRAMAIGATGNPDYAYAVGYITAREARALGVHQLYAPVADVNNNPLNPIINVRAFGEDPRLVATMVRAFVRGVQDAGAIATAKHFPGHGDTSIDSHSDLPVLPFDRKRLDTLELVPFRAAIKAGVQSIMTGHLALPRLDPTPNLPASLSRRITHDLLREELGFDGLVVTDALEMQGVTKHFGVGEAAVRALEAGADMLLLSEDVEAARSAILQAVAQGRLSRARIEASVRRILLAKERLGLHRERLVDLNAIPYVVGIAPHQALSQTIARASLTLLRNEGNLLPLPDVPATPRQLQVIILSDSDDPATGRFFVQTLREIAPDDRIASRLLDVRSHPDDYRAALEAAARADVVLVPAYLFVRSGTGRIRLPERQRTFLDALIAQGRPVVLIAFGNPYLIMDLQRPPAVYLAAYGGSESTQRAAVQAIFGQAPFTGRLPITIPGHFQRGDGLQLEQVAPRLAYPEEVGMSTQRLYRVDSLLRAAIADSAFPGAAVAIGRGPAIVWLKGYGHFTYTSDQRVTPSSVFDLASLTKVVVTTTAAMQLYEAGKLDLDAPVVRYLPEFGQNGKDRVTIRQLLSHTAGLAPFHPFHRMGITSAEAVRQAILSDSLIYEPGTQSRYSDLGMIVLGWVIERITGQPLDRYAEEHIFRPLGMRHTGFRPVGRPDTTVVPTEIDTVFRHRLIQGEVHDETAWILGGVAGHAGLFSTAEDLARFAYMLVNEGRLGGRPFLKPETIRLFTTPVDPERAGTRALGWDTRSREGYSSAGRLFGPRSFGHTGFTGTSIWIDPDQQLFVILLTNRVYPTRENRKHLAVRAQLADLAYEALIGPPTLNLNALLP; from the coding sequence ATGCCGATGCGCCTGCTGTCGCTGCTGCTTGTCGTCTGCAGTGCCACGCTGCTGGCCTTTGCCCATCGCTCCGAACCCGATCCCGCGCCGCCGGATCGAACGCGTCCGGGCGCCTGGACCGAAACCCAGCTCCGCACGCTGACGCTGGCGCAGCAGATCGGTCAGCTCTTTGCCGTGCGGGCGCGCGGTGTCTTCCAGAGCGTGGACGATCCGGACTATCGCGAGCTGGTGCGGCTGGTCGAGCAGTTTCAGGTGGGCGGCGTCATCTTCTTTCAGGGAGATCCCTACAGCCAGGCCATCCTGGCCAACGAATTGCAGCGTCGGAGCCGCCTGCCGCTGCTCATCGCTCAGGACACCGAATGGGGCGTGGCCATGCGCGTCAGCCGCACGACGAGTTTTCCGCGGGCCATGGCCATCGGGGCCACCGGCAACCCGGACTATGCCTATGCAGTCGGCTACATTACGGCCCGCGAAGCGCGTGCGCTGGGCGTGCACCAGCTCTACGCGCCGGTGGCCGACGTGAACAACAACCCGCTGAACCCGATCATCAACGTCCGCGCTTTCGGCGAAGACCCGCGCCTGGTCGCCACCATGGTACGCGCCTTCGTGCGCGGCGTGCAGGACGCCGGCGCCATCGCCACGGCCAAACACTTCCCCGGCCACGGCGACACGTCCATCGACTCGCACAGCGACCTGCCCGTGCTGCCCTTCGACCGGAAGCGGCTCGACACGCTGGAGCTGGTGCCGTTTCGGGCCGCCATCAAGGCCGGCGTGCAGAGCATCATGACGGGCCACCTGGCCCTGCCCCGCCTGGATCCCACGCCGAACCTTCCCGCCTCGCTTTCGCGCCGGATCACCCACGACCTGCTGCGCGAGGAACTGGGATTTGACGGGCTGGTGGTCACCGACGCGCTGGAGATGCAGGGCGTGACGAAGCATTTCGGCGTGGGCGAAGCGGCCGTGCGCGCGCTGGAGGCCGGAGCCGACATGCTGCTGCTCTCCGAAGACGTCGAGGCCGCCCGGTCGGCCATCCTGCAGGCCGTCGCACAGGGGCGGCTGTCCCGCGCGCGCATCGAAGCCTCGGTGCGCCGCATCCTACTGGCCAAAGAGCGGCTGGGCCTGCATCGGGAGCGGCTGGTCGATCTCAACGCCATCCCCTATGTGGTGGGCATTGCACCGCACCAAGCGCTCAGCCAGACGATCGCACGCGCTTCGCTGACGCTGCTGCGCAACGAGGGCAACCTGTTGCCTCTTCCCGACGTGCCCGCTACCCCACGTCAACTACAGGTAATCATCCTCAGCGACAGCGACGACCCCGCCACCGGGCGCTTTTTCGTGCAGACGCTGCGAGAAATCGCCCCCGACGACCGCATCGCCTCCCGGCTGCTGGACGTGCGCTCCCACCCGGACGACTACCGCGCGGCGCTGGAGGCGGCCGCCCGCGCCGACGTGGTGCTGGTACCCGCCTATCTGTTCGTCCGCTCCGGCACGGGCCGCATCCGCCTGCCTGAACGCCAGCGGACGTTTCTGGACGCGCTCATCGCGCAGGGGCGGCCCGTCGTGCTGATTGCTTTCGGCAACCCGTACCTGATCATGGATCTGCAGCGGCCTCCGGCCGTCTATCTGGCCGCTTACGGAGGGAGCGAATCCACCCAGCGGGCCGCCGTGCAGGCGATCTTCGGACAGGCCCCCTTCACCGGCCGATTGCCCATTACCATTCCGGGGCATTTTCAGCGCGGTGATGGCCTTCAGCTTGAGCAGGTGGCGCCCCGCCTGGCCTACCCCGAAGAAGTGGGCATGAGCACGCAGCGGCTCTACCGGGTCGATTCGCTGCTCCGGGCGGCCATCGCCGACAGCGCCTTTCCCGGTGCGGCCGTGGCCATCGGGCGCGGTCCGGCCATCGTGTGGCTCAAGGGCTACGGGCATTTCACGTACACGTCCGACCAGCGCGTCACCCCGTCCTCGGTCTTCGATCTGGCCTCGCTCACCAAGGTGGTGGTTACCACGACGGCCGCCATGCAGCTCTATGAGGCCGGCAAGCTGGACCTGGACGCGCCGGTCGTGCGCTACCTGCCTGAATTCGGGCAAAATGGAAAGGATCGCGTGACGATTCGCCAGCTCCTGTCGCATACGGCCGGGCTGGCGCCGTTTCATCCCTTCCACCGCATGGGCATTACTTCGGCCGAGGCGGTGCGCCAGGCCATTCTGTCCGACTCGCTGATCTATGAGCCCGGCACGCAGTCCCGCTACAGCGATCTGGGCATGATCGTGCTGGGCTGGGTGATCGAACGCATCACGGGCCAGCCGTTGGACCGGTACGCCGAGGAGCACATTTTCCGGCCGCTGGGCATGCGGCATACGGGCTTTCGACCGGTCGGCCGGCCGGATACGACCGTGGTGCCCACCGAAATCGACACGGTCTTCCGGCACCGACTCATTCAGGGCGAGGTGCACGACGAGACGGCCTGGATTCTGGGCGGCGTGGCCGGACATGCCGGACTGTTCTCGACGGCCGAAGACCTGGCCCGCTTCGCCTACATGCTGGTCAACGAAGGGCGCCTCGGCGGACGTCCGTTTCTCAAGCCCGAAACGATCCGCCTTTTCACCACGCCGGTCGATCCGGAGCGGGCCGGCACGCGTGCGCTGGGCTGGGACACCCGGAGCCGGGAGGGCTACTCCTCGGCCGGCCGGCTGTTCGGGCCGCGCAGCTTCGGCCATACGGGCTTTACGGGGACATCGATCTGGATCGACCCGGATCAGCAGCTGTTCGTCATCCTGCTGACCAACCGGGTCTATCCCACGCGGGAAAACCGGAAGCACCTGGCCGTGCGGGCGCAGCTGGCCGACCTGGCCTACGAGGCCCTCATCGGACCGCCCACGCTGAACCTGAACGCGCTCTTGCCGTAG